In one window of Nothobranchius furzeri strain GRZ-AD chromosome 11, NfurGRZ-RIMD1, whole genome shotgun sequence DNA:
- the ube2ql1 gene encoding ubiquitin-conjugating enzyme E2Q-like protein 1 has protein sequence MATLLRKIGLIRLHDRDTEDPKHHQGSLKGTKGNQKNNANKHCQTANETNLLSTPEIKARKLDQHGKDKQGKDAKEKQQTGGGGSKATSASSVTPLAPHRQHCTQVRTRRLMKELQEIRRLGDNFITVELVEDNLYDWNVKLHQVDKDSALWQDMKETSTEFILLNVTFPDNFPFSPPFMRVLTPRLENGYVLDGGAICMELLTPRGWSSAYTVEAVMRQFAASLVKGQGRICRKTGKSKKAFSRKEAEATFKSLVKTHEKYGWVSPPISDG, from the exons ATGGCCACCCTACTGCGGAAAATCGGTCTGATCCGTCTGCACGACCGAGACACAGAGGACCCAAAGCATCATCAGGGCTCGCTAAAGGGGACCAAAGGGAACCAGAAGAACAACGCCAACAAACACTGTCAGACCGCCAACGAAACCAACCTCCTGAGTACCCCGGAGATCAAGGCGAGGAAGCTGGACCAGCACGGCAAGGACAAGCAGGGCAAGGATGCGAAGGAGAAGCAGCAGACGGGAGGAGGCGGGAGTAAAGCTACCAGTGCCTCCTCCGTGACGCCGCTGGCGCCGCACCGGCAGCACTGCACCCAGGTGCGGACGCGGAGGCTGATGAAGGAGCTGCAGGAGATCCGGAGGTTAGGGGACAACTTCATCacggtggagctggtggaggacAACCTGTATGACTGGAACGTCAAGCTGCACCAGGTAGACAAGGACTCGGCGCTGTGGCAGGACATGAAGGAGACCAGCACCGAGTTCATTCTGCTCAACGTCACCTTCCCAGATAACTTCCCCTTCTCACCGCCGTTCATGCGGGTTCTGACGCCCCGGTTGGAGAACGGCTACGTGCTGGACGGCGGGGCCATATGCATGGAGCTGTTGACCCCCCGCGGATGGTCCAGCGCCTACACGGTGGAGGCAGTCATGAGGCAGTTTGCTGCCAGCCTCGTAAAAGGACAG GGTCGTATATGCAGGAAAACAGGCAAGTCCAAGAAAGCCTTCAGTCGTAAAGAAGCAGAGGCCACCTTTAAGTCGCTGGTGAAGACCCACGAGAAGTACGGCTGGGTGTCCCCGCCCATCTCCGACGGCTGA